Within Bos mutus isolate GX-2022 chromosome 24, NWIPB_WYAK_1.1, whole genome shotgun sequence, the genomic segment CGTCTCTGCTTAGACTTGGGCGCTGTTGGTTATCTTCGCCTATCTTCAGCTTCCTCATGTGCTCAAACTGGAGGAAATGATCCCCAAATGGAGGGAGTGTAGGTGCTTGAAGACTCTGCCCTTGTTACATGAGTATCACCTGTACAGTCGGCTGAATAGGTACTGAATTTAGAGATAAGCTTTTACATTTTTCGCAGCTGTTTGATGCAGACTTACCACCTCCTGGtgcctgtaaaatggagatcatAATGGAGCCTCAAGTAGGATTGTATTGAGGATCAGATAGGATTGTGCATATCAGGTGTTTAAACATATAACTATTTTTAgttcagttaaaaattaaaggttgagggcttccctgggcctccctggttAAGACACCATACAGTACAGGGGGCATGGGGTTCAAGCTGTTATagggggaactaggatcccacatacaaaatggataaccaacaaggatctgtTAACACAGAACTATAACACATGGAACTGTGCTCAATGTTAGggagcagcctggatgggaggggaggtgggggagaatggataccttTATgcctgaatctctttgctgtttgtctgaaactatcataacattgttcatcggctataccccagtacgaaataaaaagttcaaaaagaaaaaaggaaacaaaaattttaaaaatatataaataaaggttaattttctttgcaaatatttaagaactaagagagtcccttggactgcaaggagatccaaccagtccatcctgaaggagatcagttctgggtgttcattggaaggactgatgttgaagctgaaactccaatactttggccacctgatgtgaagagctgactcatttgaaaagaccctgatgctgggaaagattgagggcaggaggagaaggggacgacagaggatgagatggctggatggcatcaccaactccatggacatacatgggtttgggtggactccaggagttggtgatggacggggaggcctggcatgctgcggttcatggggtcgcaaagagtcggacatgactgagcgactgaactgaactgactcacttTTAGCCAGGGCAATATCTGCTGTTACCTGGTGGTGAGCCCGTTCTTCCTGGCAGGGTAATCATGCAGTAGGAGCCTTCAGGCTGTGTCCTAGGGCACATTCTGTGTGTTCTCTTCAAACCTCTGGGAAGGGTTTGCACTAACTGGGTAGTGGCTGCTGGCTCTTTCCCTGTCCACATGGGCCTCCCCGCCCCATCTCTCTGTGTGAAATTCCTGTGTCTGGTGGTCAAGGGGTGCAGGAGGGTGATCTCACCTGAAGTGTGTCACTGACTTGGGGCTGCAGCCTTGGGAACCCCACTCTGATCAGGGGGTGCCCACGTGGCAGAAGTCACAGGTTTCCAGCTCCTCTGCAGTCAGTTCCCAGGCCTTCTCTCCTGGGGCATGTGTCctctttttacagaaaaagttggaTGGCATGTTCTGTCTTCTCATCTTGAAATTACAtggcaaactgttttccagatgaATTTCCTCTGCTGACAACCAAACGTGTTTTCTGGAAAGGTGTTTTGGAGGAGTTGCTGTGGTTTATCAAGGTAAAGAAGTTGCTGCTATTGGAAGTCAACAATCTGTTGTCAGTACAGCACCAGCAAAATCCTTTTAAAAGTGCATCATGTCACTCCTTGGCCTAAAGTCTTTAGTGGCTCCTGTTTTATTCAAGGTCCTTACAGTCCTGTCTCTGCTCTGGCCTCAGCCAGAGTCATGCTTGCTCTGCTTCTCTCACCCTGGCCTCCTTGCTGATCTTTGAGCACACCAGGATGTCCCCATTTGGGGCTGGTACTCACCTGCTCCTGCTCCTTGGAATCCCTACCCCTATGTAGCACCCTCACCTTCAACTCTCTATTCAGTTTTCCCTGCCTCCGATCTAAAACCATGATTACCCCCACTCCTCCTTTGTTTTTTCTCTAGAGAagcctcatatatatatatatatatatataatgtcttcTCCCTTTACCCTCTTCAAGGGAGAAggcagacaaatgaataaaatactatcatttaaaaattttttatttacaaattttttGACGTTTAGAAAAGTACTATAAGCTCCACGAGGGCAGAGAATTTCTCTTGTCTGCTGTTGCGTCCCCTGGAACACAGCCTGCCGCACAGTAGGCACTCACAGGGATTGCTGACTGAATATAGATCCCAGCCGTGCTTTCCTGGGGGGTAAGTTAGAAGAGGCTCTTGAGTATTAAGCTGAGCACGGTGATGGTGGGCAGTGGCCACACCTGTCTCCCCCTGCATCTCTTCTTCATCTCCCCTTCATCTCACTGGTCTGAGACTCTGGCCAACACTGCTCACAGGGTGCCTAAAGAGATGGGCTCTCTTCTGGGCTGGGCTCAAGCTTGGGCTTTCTTCTGTGGCTTGTATCGTCTTGGGCCAAAGCAGGCCCAAGACCGCAATGCATTTTAGCAAAGGTTGAGGTTTGGATACAGATCTCAGAAGAGGATGTTTGCAGACAAGCTAGAGCCCAGGCTgaatggatggggagggagacttTTGAAGCAACATGAGTGAACAAGAAATGagtcactgaaagtgaaaataattagTACAAACTCaatgacagaaagggaagaactgagATGCTCAGAAATAGAGATCATGCACTTGTTTGATCATAAAGCTGGAGTGCAGGATTCCAGTGAGTCCTCACCAGGAAGACAGCAGACCTGCCTCTGATAGTCACTCCATGGGTGACTCAAGATAGAGGAGTTGGCGTACCTACACTTCAGCTGGTGTCTTTGGGCAAGATGGGGAGATGCAGTCTGTGCCTTGGTTCGTATCTGTTGAGGGCCAAGCATTTGCTTGTATTATCTACTCATCCCAGTAATGTGGGTGGTGATTGCTACTTCTGTGCTCTTTCTTGGGTGCAGATACTGAGGCTAGAGGGGTCAGGGAGCTGGTCAGAGGAGAAGTGAGGAGACAGCAGGCCCAGCACCCAGGTGTGTGGCCTCACTGTCTGCTTGTAACCATTACAGCACATCCTACCCAGAGGCCAAATGGGGTCTTGACCTGGATGCACCATCAGGATACATGGACCACCTCTAATGAGATGAAATACATAAGAGGAACATAAAGCTTATACTTggcaccaaaaaacaaaacaaaaaaacccacaaaaacccGCCAACCTGTACTTTGCAAGTACAGGTTGATGAACATAACTTGACAGTGGATCTTGTAAAGGTATGTGGCTGACATATTTGACAAAAGCTAATACTGATCAGGCCTGTCCGTGGAAACATCCTATATACCAGGTCTAAGACGTACCAAACACATTGCGAGTGTGGAGTAGATTCCTTCTGGGGTGTTACACTTAGTCACAAGACACATTTAGTTAAGAAACAGAACTGTTAGATGGGAGCACTGAAAGGACTTGGAGATGTTTAGAAGTCCTGGttgagaataggaaaaaggatttGAGAGAGTAGTTGCAAAGAAGGATCAGACTGTCTCGGGGGTCTTTGGAAAGTCTGGGCTGGGACCAGCCTGCCTAGTGATGGGGCTCGTCAGGTACTGCCCCTATCTGTCAGCACAGGCCCACTTGTGGGCTTGGAATTCACTGGATGCCGCATCTTTTACAGGGATCCACCAACGCTAAGGAACTCTCTTCCAAGGGAGTGAAAATTTGGGATGCCAATGGGTCCCGAGACTTCTTGGATGGCCTGGGCTTCTCCGACAGAGCTGAAGGGGATTTAGGCCCAGTTTATGGCTTCCAGTGGAGGCATTTTGGGGCTGAATACAAAGATATGGATTCAGGTGAGGAGCTGGAGGGGGGCCTTGGATTTCCTGAGTGCCTTTCACAGCCTGGGTTTGTCTTGTGGCTGCAAGTGAAGCCTGGGGGATAGGAAGCTGATGATGGGGAAATGGATATATAACTTGGACCTTGTGAGAGGCTGCTTCGCATCCAGGGGGAGGGTCGGGTCACATACCAGGTGGTCAGCACTTGTGGGTCTGGGCACCTTCCATACCTTGTTCATCAGCAGACAGTGACCTGGTAGGTCGGTCAGTCGCTGTGTTGGAGGCAGGTTGGAAGTTCATCTGGGGATGAGTCCCAGGGACTGACTGCCCTGTGGTCACCTTGATCTTCCTTTTGAAGACTGAACCACCCAGCACGCTGCCGGTGGCGCTGATGTGACAGCACCCGTCTTGAtcgccctctcctccccaccctggtGGGGTGGAGATGAAACATCTCACTCCTGGACGCCCACCCTCCTCTGTCACTTGGTGGCACCACCTCTCACACAAATTAGCATTGGTAAAACCCACAGCACTTAACAGATTTCTCCAGCTTTGCAAATTTGTGTGCAGTTTCAGCCCATGGAGATTTATGTAGCCATCAGCACAATCAAGACACAAAACTGTTCCATTACaggtcatctttttaaaaatctttttctggaactgtgATAGTGACAGGGCTTTCTTTCCCCAAATTAAGAACTCCTGGACTCAAGCATAGTCTGACTCCAGCAAATAGACATTTAACCATAGAGATGGAAGGCTTTGCACATCTCAGCTTCCAGTTCAGAGGCGGCAAGTTCAGAGACCAGACATGAGAGAAAAGTACAGGGTGGTATATAATAGACAGGTTTCCTGATGTTTACAGGTCAGTAGCAGTTTAGCTGTTACATTGTAATTTTTGGTAGGAATGTTGGAAGGCTAGTATCTAGATGACAAAAAGGAATCCTCATCATGGGTTGTTGGACCATGTAGGGTAGGAAACATTCTACTGCAGATGCAGCCCTGCCTGGCAGTGAAGTGGGACAGGAATCGCCGATGGTACAGACACGATGTCCCCTGGGGACCGCTGGAAGAAACTGATTGTTGAGGATGAAGGAGGTTTAGCgataggagaaggggaaggagggacaCCTGGCCAAGTATTTAAAAGTCTCTTAAGTAGTGGGAAAATAGACTTATGGCTCCAGAGGACAGACCTAGGAGCCCAGACTCAACATAACCCAGCAAAGTATGAGACATCAGTACTGTTCACTGGATATTGTGTGACTGGGCCGGCGGGGAGGACAGCGTGCTCGGTGACCTGGGGCCCTCTCCTGGGGTGCCGTGGTTCACATGTGCGGTGGTCTCTTGTTTTTGCCAATTCTGCAGAGTATTCAGGTCAAGGAGTAGATCAACTGCAAAAAGTGATCGACACAATCAAAACCAACCCTAACGACAGAAGAATCATCCTGTGTGCTTGGAATCCAAAAGGTTGATGGTGCCCCAGTCATCCTCCCGTGTCCTAACTGAGCCTTGAGCAGAGGCACCGGGTCGGAGGTGGTCCTAGGAACTGTCCCCAGCTGCACAGCTGCTCGTGTGACCCTGGCCATCTCCCAAGTGGCCCCGTTTTTACCTTCAGAGAGCGACCTTGGGCCCAGATGGAATTAATTTGTGTTTATGggctttaattataaaaatacccatgaaaatttaacattttaaattgggACAGTTGGAATTTCAGATCGCCTCCATCTCACTATTATGAGCCTTTTTAAACAGTTGTAAAATTAAGTTCTCCTGAGGTGTAGTAAATAGCCTGAGTGGAATTTTTGCATTAAGGATAGCAATTTGAATACAGGAGGGTGAGCCTGAGTCAGCAGTCTCTCATGGTCCCTGCAAATGAATTAATTCCCCCTGTACTTGTGGCTTGGTGCCACGGAGGTGGCCCAAGTAATTTATTTCAGCTCGGATGAGAGCGGGTGGCCTCAGCAGTCCTTGTACATCCACAGAGGTCTCACAGTGATGGGCAGGTCTCTGTCGGCGTTATGCCAATCTGGGGTGGGAATGGTTCGTGGGGGTCACTGGCCCAGTGGCTCTTCTCACCATCTCCACTGTAAGAGCTGGCTTCTGCTGCTTTTTGCTTTGCTTAGAGTTATGTTCCTTAAAAACCACCTCCTCTCCTGACTTGGACGTGTTGGCCCCTCAGATCTGCCTCTCATGGCCCTCCCCCCATGCCACGCCCTCTGCCAGTTCTACGTGGTGAATGGGGAGTTGTCCTGCCAGTTGTACCAGCGGTCGGGGGACATGGGCCTGGGTGTGCCCTTCAACATTGCCAGCTACGCCCTGCTCACCTACATGATCGCACACATCACGGACCTGAAGGTGGGCTGCTCTGGGTGAGGTGGAGTGGGGACTAGCCTAGAACACTGGGCTGTGAGGTCCTGTCACGTGGGAGAACTGATGGCTGAGAATTCCAGCTCTTTGTAGTCTTTAGATGCGCTCTGTGTAAATGAATGAACTGCTTGCTCACTGACTTGCCTGGAGCAGTTAATATGACTTTGGATCAACTTTTCTCAAAAGCAATACTGGTTAAATTTTCTTGTGAAGAGCTTTGGAATGTCTGCATGCCCACGTGTTTTTACATGCTGTGTTATAAAGGAACTCAAACTAAAGCCTTGACAGTTTCGCTTTCTTCTGTGGGGTTTAGCCAGGTGACTTCGTGCACACTCTGGGAGATGCACACATTTACCTGAATCACATCGAGCCACTGAAAACTCAGGTAAGAAATGTACCTGTCACACTTTGGGGTCTGGTACCTTCTCTTGAGACCTTGTCCATATGGGAGGTGTCCCTCTTGTAATAGATGTTCTCCTCCAGGCTCTGATGGAGCTAAGAGGACAGTCTTCCAGGTCTgtggatggtgatggacaggcagggaCCAGGCAGATGGGCCCCAGTGGCCACAGACACTGAACGTGACAGGTGCTGTGAGGTACTGCACGAgtatatattctttcccattatggtttgtccTAGGACATTGAAtgtagttcctgtgctatacagtaggttctgtTTACCCATTTTATGTATATCAGTTTGTACTTGCTAATCGTAGCCCTCCACTCCCTTCCCCCTTGGaaaccaccaggctcttctctgtccatgatacTGTTTCTGCTTCAgggataggttcatttgtatcatgt encodes:
- the TYMS gene encoding thymidylate synthase, which gives rise to MPAAGSEPSRPPSPPGVQEQSAEPRPPPPPPHGELQYLGQIEHILRCGFRRDDRTGTGTLSVFGMQARYNLRDEFPLLTTKRVFWKGVLEELLWFIKGSTNAKELSSKGVKIWDANGSRDFLDGLGFSDRAEGDLGPVYGFQWRHFGAEYKDMDSEYSGQGVDQLQKVIDTIKTNPNDRRIILCAWNPKDLPLMALPPCHALCQFYVVNGELSCQLYQRSGDMGLGVPFNIASYALLTYMIAHITDLKPGDFVHTLGDAHIYLNHIEPLKTQLQREPRPFPKLKILRKVETIDDFQAEDFQIEGYNPHPTIKMEMAV